In one window of Temnothorax longispinosus isolate EJ_2023e chromosome 11, Tlon_JGU_v1, whole genome shotgun sequence DNA:
- the Fs(2)ltopp43 gene encoding probable RNA polymerase II nuclear localization protein SLC7A6OS yields MAAILRVKRKNTDVPLDTLVIACKRPKTEVSRSDTPTLETVAQFAGTLTDPTEDVTKHVAKILPKIKAENYQAGVKRPFDYDYPANVSGKIPKWTDEDSTTERYKVIDCQHSLDTSNEEELKDKWVTLVEVEDCWSISRLTSHTEADIADYVYDIYYAQTSDNVFDMFDSNNILVKRPEYDSDVGVEDEDDSSDSNAESHWKNDYPDTDPDRSSRDDDSDDNFDIYNDAHKLYYSTQHEFSYGRRQELESNSDSDLSNTESNSSDKEERSSNEKISDIEEISDNEGVKDI; encoded by the exons ATGGCCGCAATTTTACgtgtaaaacgtaaaaataccGACGTTCCATTGGACACGCTGGTCATCGCGTGCAAACGTCCGAAAACTGAGGTCTCGCGTTCGGATACCCCAACTTTGGAGACTGTCGCTCAGTTTGCCGGCACACTCACAGATCCG actGAGGACGTCACGAAGCATGTGGCCAAAATTCTACCTAAAATAAAAGCAGAAAATTACCAAGCCGGTGTCAAAAGGCCATTCGACTATGACTATCCTGCAAATGTTTCTGGAAAGATACCCAAATGGACAGACGAGGACTCAACGACAGAAAGATACAAAGTTATCGATTGCCAGCATTCTCTGGATACGTCAAACGAGGAAGAGCTTAAGGATAAGTGGGTGACGCTCGTAGAAGTGGAGGATTGCTGGAGTATTTCCCGTCTAACAAGTCACACTGAAGCA GATATTGCAGATTATgtgtatgatatatattatgcgCAAACCTCTGACAACGTATTTGACATGTTTGACAGCAATAATATACTTGTGAAGCGGCCAGAATACGACTCAGATGTGGGTGTTGAAGACGAAGATGATTCCTCAGATTCCAATGCAGAATCACATTGGAAAAATGATTATCCTGATACAGATCCAGATCGTTCATCTCGCGATGATGATTCTGACGAtaatttcgacatatataacGACGCTCACAAGTTATACTATTCTACACAGCATGAATTCAGCTATGGAAGAAGACAGGAATTGGAGAGTAACTCCGACAGTGATTTGTCAAATACTGAAAGTAACTCTTCAGATAAGGAAGAAAGATCGtcgaatgaaaaaatatcagatattGAAGAAATATCAGACAATGAAGGGgtgaaagatatataa
- the Ush gene encoding zinc finger protein ush isoform X2: MSRRKQSNPKPLKREDEEWSDSEKTPSVSSGVDGGGSAVSSPVAVVEEDSSLPPPPRLNPALSSTSSSASEDIKLRLSVLSEDARKRLASFAEDIEARGIRDRHAPSRSVRTRESSPKDVDEEPQAKEDDCQPRSSSSLSSTVVKRRDSVCRRDSEDSGETKRIRLDDEVAPRLRLNTSLATDPALRPAAVAALTVKPENTSPPNPTPPLPAGLQNAIASGRLFVLPTDGKETITVEPARPPPTALICPPCGIRFSSASTLEAHRTFYCAHRPRADEDAANDEDDDGGSKPGGKFEVRKAYACPHCSYSADKKVSLNRHMRMHAASPAPPTIPSSSSVAAAVAMVANVANPNSSTSNPAAAGQTTASNGSLNEEAERYCRNCDIRFSSLKTYRAHKTHYCSTRHVVKDTLPTPTPTPASSVKASPPTSSSPGDSPPPQPCLALPTNPILIVPYSLFRGASVLAAPALPAPDTACFLLPNGSLQPMTRGLASTAQNAVVEPPAVLRAANKPSTPVVAAASTSPSASAPLDLSVRRSPVHQDEKENRMSPTPSSLPPPPGSPRSRGSGSPRTRSIGPAQTAAVAPPPPTELALRLAELPPPPVPGVLVKQGVSRCKECNIVFCRHENFVAHKKHYCQARETTVSNSPPPPGTPSPPLVQLICAACGIKFASIDNLVAHQAFYCPKRPEPQEHHTRCSKCKAMIEPGSSHTCTSGTTGGWRCPVCGAVSPTAGAAQRHMDSHQGVKAFRCTICRYKGNTLRGMRTHIRMHFDKRGTDLQEENYITCVLDDEATLSTPEPVATTTPEEIPVEIQVNGKTEIRKSPQPPPPPPPPLTPVVAGKVKQEREDTPPPDESLDPSKSGPRYCRSCDISFNYLSTFIAHKKFYCSSHAGEASNNNNNNNNNNNNNASGHPTTPPTGRTEASVL; this comes from the exons GGGAGGATGAGGAGTGGAGCGACTCGGAGAAGACCCCGTCGGTGAGCAGCGGTGTGGACGGTGGCGGATCGGCGGTATCGAGTCCGGTCGCAGTCGTCGAGGAGGACTCGAGTTTACCACCCCCTCCAAGACTCAACCCCGCGTTATCTTCGACCAGCTCCTCCGCCAGTGAGGACATCAAGCTGCGCCTCAGCGTGCTCTCAGAGGACGCGAGAAAGCGTCTGGCCAGCTTCGCCGAGGACATCGAG GCTAGAGGCATAAGAGACCGCCATGCGCCGTCCAGGAGCGTGCGGACGCGGGAGTCGAGTCCCAAGGATGTCGATGAGGAGCCACAGGCCAAGGAGGACGACTGCCAGCCGAGGTCGTCGTCCTCGTTGTCGTCCACCGTCGTCAAGAGACGGGACTCCGTCTGCCGCAGGGACTCGGAGGACTCGGGAGAGACCAAGAGGATACGACTCGACGACGAGGTAGCACCAAGACTGAGACTCAATACTAGTCTGGCGACGGATCCCGCCCTGCGacccgccgccgtcgccgccctTACCGTGAAGCCGGAGAACACGTCGCCGCCGAATCCAACGCCACCGCTTCCGGCTGGACTACAGAACG CGATCGCATCAGGTCGCCTGTTCGTCCTGCCGACCGACGGCAAGGAGACAATCACGGTGGAGCCGGCCAGGCCGCCGCCGACCGCCCTGATCTGCCCGCCGTGCGGCATTCGGTTCAGCTCGGCGAGCACCCTCGAGGCCCATCGCACCTTCTACTGCGCCCATCGGCCTCGCGCGGACGAGGACGCGGCgaacgacgaggacgacgacggcggcagcAAGCCCGGCGGCAAGTTCGAAGTGCGGAAGGCATACGCGTGCCCGCACTGCTCCTACAGCGCCGACAAGAAGGTGTCCCTGAATCGTCACATGCGGATGCACGCGGCCTCGCCGGCGCCGCCGACGataccgtcgtcgtcgtcggtggcggcggcggtggcgatGGTGGCGAACGTGGCGAACCCGAACTCCTCGACGAGCAACCCGGCCGCGGCCGGTCAGACCACCGCATCCAACGGTTCCTTGAACGAGGAGGCCGAGAGATACTGCAGGAACTGCGACATTCGATTCAGCTCCTTGAAGACGTATCG GGCACACAAAACGCATTATTGCAGCACGAGGCACGTGGTGAAGGATACGttgccgacgccgacgccgacgccggcATCCTCGGTGAAGGCGTCACCGCCGACCAGCTCGAGTCCTGGTGACTCGCCACCGCCGCAGCCGTGCCTGGCGCTGCCTACTAACCCCATTCTCATCGTGCCGTATTCGTTGTTTCGCGGTGCGAGCGTCCTCGCCGCGCCGGCACTTCCGGCCCCTGACACAGCATGCTTCCTTTTGCCAAACG GTTCCCTTCAGCCAATGACGAGGGGCCTCGCCTCCACGGCCCAAAACGCCGTGGTGGAGCCGCCGGCCGTCCTGAGGGCGGCGAACAAGCCCTCGACGCCGGTGGTCGCGGCGGCGTCCACGTCGCCGTCCGCCTCGGCGCCCCTCGATCTCAGCGTACGCAGGTCGCCAGTGCACCAGGACGAAAAGGAGAACCGAATGTCGCCGACACCGTCGTCCCTGCCGCCGCCTCCGGGCAGTCCCAGGTCCAGAGGCAGCGGTAGCCCCAGAACGAGGTCCATCGGTCCGGCCCAgaccgccgccgtcgcgccACCCCCGCCCACGGAACTCGCCCTGAGACTCGCTGAACTGCCGCCGCCCCCCGTCCCCGGGGTGCTCGTCAAGCAGGGCGTCTCCAG GTGCAAGGAATGCAACATCGTATTCTGCCGACATGAGAACTTCGTCGCTCATAAGAAGCACTACTGCCAGGCGAGGGAGACAACGGTGAGCAACAGTCCGCCGCCTCCCGGCACGCCCTCGCCGCCCCTGGTCCAGCTCATCTGCGCCGCGTGCGGCATCAAGTTCGCTTCCATAGACAATCTGGTCGCCCATCAGGCGTTCTACTGTCCCAAGAGGCCCGAACCCCAGGAGCATCACACGCGGTGTTCTAAGTGCAAG GCGATGATAGAACCTGGAAGCAGTCATACCTGCACCAGCGGTACGACTGGTGGCTGGCGATGCCCGGTCTGCGGTGCCGTCAGTCCCACGGCCGGCGCCGCTCAGCGTCACATGGACTCCCATCAGGGCGTCAAGGCCTTCCGTTGCACGATCTGTCGTTACAAGGGCAACACTCTGCGCGGCATGAGGACCCACATTAGGATGCACTTCGACAAGCGCGGCACTGATCTACAG GAGGAGAATTATATAACGTGCGTGCTGGACGACGAGGCGACGCTGTCGACACCAGAACCCGTGGCTACCACGACGCCAGAAGAGATCCCTGTTGAGATCCAGGTGAACGGCAAGACGGAGATAAGGAAGAGCCCGCagccgccaccaccgccgccaccgccgttgACGCCGGTGGTCGCTGGCAAGGTAAAGCAAGAACGCGAGGACACGCCGCCGCCGGACGAGAGCCTGGACCCCAGCAAGAGCGGGCCGCGCTACTGCCGTTCCTGTGACATCAGTTTCAATTACCTAAGCACCTTCATCGCCCACAAGAAGTTCTATTGCTCGAGTCACGCCGGCGAGGCGagcaataacaataacaataataacaacaataacaacaacaaCGCCAGCGGCCATCCGACGACGCCGCCGACCGGCAGGACCGAGGCGTCGGTGCTTTAA
- the Ush gene encoding zinc finger protein ush isoform X1: MSIIQLWRQRRASQLRAETALSLSREDEEWSDSEKTPSVSSGVDGGGSAVSSPVAVVEEDSSLPPPPRLNPALSSTSSSASEDIKLRLSVLSEDARKRLASFAEDIEARGIRDRHAPSRSVRTRESSPKDVDEEPQAKEDDCQPRSSSSLSSTVVKRRDSVCRRDSEDSGETKRIRLDDEVAPRLRLNTSLATDPALRPAAVAALTVKPENTSPPNPTPPLPAGLQNAIASGRLFVLPTDGKETITVEPARPPPTALICPPCGIRFSSASTLEAHRTFYCAHRPRADEDAANDEDDDGGSKPGGKFEVRKAYACPHCSYSADKKVSLNRHMRMHAASPAPPTIPSSSSVAAAVAMVANVANPNSSTSNPAAAGQTTASNGSLNEEAERYCRNCDIRFSSLKTYRAHKTHYCSTRHVVKDTLPTPTPTPASSVKASPPTSSSPGDSPPPQPCLALPTNPILIVPYSLFRGASVLAAPALPAPDTACFLLPNGSLQPMTRGLASTAQNAVVEPPAVLRAANKPSTPVVAAASTSPSASAPLDLSVRRSPVHQDEKENRMSPTPSSLPPPPGSPRSRGSGSPRTRSIGPAQTAAVAPPPPTELALRLAELPPPPVPGVLVKQGVSRCKECNIVFCRHENFVAHKKHYCQARETTVSNSPPPPGTPSPPLVQLICAACGIKFASIDNLVAHQAFYCPKRPEPQEHHTRCSKCKAMIEPGSSHTCTSGTTGGWRCPVCGAVSPTAGAAQRHMDSHQGVKAFRCTICRYKGNTLRGMRTHIRMHFDKRGTDLQEENYITCVLDDEATLSTPEPVATTTPEEIPVEIQVNGKTEIRKSPQPPPPPPPPLTPVVAGKVKQEREDTPPPDESLDPSKSGPRYCRSCDISFNYLSTFIAHKKFYCSSHAGEASNNNNNNNNNNNNNASGHPTTPPTGRTEASVL, encoded by the exons GGGAGGATGAGGAGTGGAGCGACTCGGAGAAGACCCCGTCGGTGAGCAGCGGTGTGGACGGTGGCGGATCGGCGGTATCGAGTCCGGTCGCAGTCGTCGAGGAGGACTCGAGTTTACCACCCCCTCCAAGACTCAACCCCGCGTTATCTTCGACCAGCTCCTCCGCCAGTGAGGACATCAAGCTGCGCCTCAGCGTGCTCTCAGAGGACGCGAGAAAGCGTCTGGCCAGCTTCGCCGAGGACATCGAG GCTAGAGGCATAAGAGACCGCCATGCGCCGTCCAGGAGCGTGCGGACGCGGGAGTCGAGTCCCAAGGATGTCGATGAGGAGCCACAGGCCAAGGAGGACGACTGCCAGCCGAGGTCGTCGTCCTCGTTGTCGTCCACCGTCGTCAAGAGACGGGACTCCGTCTGCCGCAGGGACTCGGAGGACTCGGGAGAGACCAAGAGGATACGACTCGACGACGAGGTAGCACCAAGACTGAGACTCAATACTAGTCTGGCGACGGATCCCGCCCTGCGacccgccgccgtcgccgccctTACCGTGAAGCCGGAGAACACGTCGCCGCCGAATCCAACGCCACCGCTTCCGGCTGGACTACAGAACG CGATCGCATCAGGTCGCCTGTTCGTCCTGCCGACCGACGGCAAGGAGACAATCACGGTGGAGCCGGCCAGGCCGCCGCCGACCGCCCTGATCTGCCCGCCGTGCGGCATTCGGTTCAGCTCGGCGAGCACCCTCGAGGCCCATCGCACCTTCTACTGCGCCCATCGGCCTCGCGCGGACGAGGACGCGGCgaacgacgaggacgacgacggcggcagcAAGCCCGGCGGCAAGTTCGAAGTGCGGAAGGCATACGCGTGCCCGCACTGCTCCTACAGCGCCGACAAGAAGGTGTCCCTGAATCGTCACATGCGGATGCACGCGGCCTCGCCGGCGCCGCCGACGataccgtcgtcgtcgtcggtggcggcggcggtggcgatGGTGGCGAACGTGGCGAACCCGAACTCCTCGACGAGCAACCCGGCCGCGGCCGGTCAGACCACCGCATCCAACGGTTCCTTGAACGAGGAGGCCGAGAGATACTGCAGGAACTGCGACATTCGATTCAGCTCCTTGAAGACGTATCG GGCACACAAAACGCATTATTGCAGCACGAGGCACGTGGTGAAGGATACGttgccgacgccgacgccgacgccggcATCCTCGGTGAAGGCGTCACCGCCGACCAGCTCGAGTCCTGGTGACTCGCCACCGCCGCAGCCGTGCCTGGCGCTGCCTACTAACCCCATTCTCATCGTGCCGTATTCGTTGTTTCGCGGTGCGAGCGTCCTCGCCGCGCCGGCACTTCCGGCCCCTGACACAGCATGCTTCCTTTTGCCAAACG GTTCCCTTCAGCCAATGACGAGGGGCCTCGCCTCCACGGCCCAAAACGCCGTGGTGGAGCCGCCGGCCGTCCTGAGGGCGGCGAACAAGCCCTCGACGCCGGTGGTCGCGGCGGCGTCCACGTCGCCGTCCGCCTCGGCGCCCCTCGATCTCAGCGTACGCAGGTCGCCAGTGCACCAGGACGAAAAGGAGAACCGAATGTCGCCGACACCGTCGTCCCTGCCGCCGCCTCCGGGCAGTCCCAGGTCCAGAGGCAGCGGTAGCCCCAGAACGAGGTCCATCGGTCCGGCCCAgaccgccgccgtcgcgccACCCCCGCCCACGGAACTCGCCCTGAGACTCGCTGAACTGCCGCCGCCCCCCGTCCCCGGGGTGCTCGTCAAGCAGGGCGTCTCCAG GTGCAAGGAATGCAACATCGTATTCTGCCGACATGAGAACTTCGTCGCTCATAAGAAGCACTACTGCCAGGCGAGGGAGACAACGGTGAGCAACAGTCCGCCGCCTCCCGGCACGCCCTCGCCGCCCCTGGTCCAGCTCATCTGCGCCGCGTGCGGCATCAAGTTCGCTTCCATAGACAATCTGGTCGCCCATCAGGCGTTCTACTGTCCCAAGAGGCCCGAACCCCAGGAGCATCACACGCGGTGTTCTAAGTGCAAG GCGATGATAGAACCTGGAAGCAGTCATACCTGCACCAGCGGTACGACTGGTGGCTGGCGATGCCCGGTCTGCGGTGCCGTCAGTCCCACGGCCGGCGCCGCTCAGCGTCACATGGACTCCCATCAGGGCGTCAAGGCCTTCCGTTGCACGATCTGTCGTTACAAGGGCAACACTCTGCGCGGCATGAGGACCCACATTAGGATGCACTTCGACAAGCGCGGCACTGATCTACAG GAGGAGAATTATATAACGTGCGTGCTGGACGACGAGGCGACGCTGTCGACACCAGAACCCGTGGCTACCACGACGCCAGAAGAGATCCCTGTTGAGATCCAGGTGAACGGCAAGACGGAGATAAGGAAGAGCCCGCagccgccaccaccgccgccaccgccgttgACGCCGGTGGTCGCTGGCAAGGTAAAGCAAGAACGCGAGGACACGCCGCCGCCGGACGAGAGCCTGGACCCCAGCAAGAGCGGGCCGCGCTACTGCCGTTCCTGTGACATCAGTTTCAATTACCTAAGCACCTTCATCGCCCACAAGAAGTTCTATTGCTCGAGTCACGCCGGCGAGGCGagcaataacaataacaataataacaacaataacaacaacaaCGCCAGCGGCCATCCGACGACGCCGCCGACCGGCAGGACCGAGGCGTCGGTGCTTTAA